GTTTAATAACTTCTCCCGTTTCCGAATTGTACATTACCTTATCCGTGATAAAGCTTCGATTTGCTAATATGACCAAGGGTTCAGCATCTGAAAGTACATCTCTTCCCATCAGCAAGCGTGAATCATACTCCAATCCAAACATATTGGACAAGGTCGGCAGAATATCCAAACTGGAGCAAGGTTCATCGATTACGATCTTCTTTTTCATTCCAGGATTCCATAGAATAAAATGGTTCCGATAGATTTCAAAGTATGGGTCCACCTTATGTCCTGCTAATTCGTCGATATATTTTTTTCCCCAACCATAGGGATAATGATCCGCACTTAGTGCAATAACGGTACGATCAGCGATTCCCTCCTGTTCCAGTCTGGCAATAAGTAAATCCAATGCTTTATCCAATTCCATCTGGCAGGCAATATATGCTCTTGCATCCGAGGAGCAGGGTAGATCCTTTACTGCTTCCCGATTTTTGTAAGCCATACTATTTCCTTGAAAGGTATAGTTCATATGCCCGCTTACGGTCAGATAATATACGTGAAACTGTTCCTCCTCAATATAGTCGTCAATGGTAGCTGCCATCATTTCCAAATCCGATTCCGGCCATACATCCTGCTCCAATACTAGTCCATTTCCCTTTGCTTTCCATGTGTAACCAAGGTTTGGATGTGTCTCATTTCGTTGGTAATAGGTATAGGTGTGGTTATGAAATGCCCTGCAATCAATTCCCATCTGTTGGAACTGGTTACCAAGCGAAAATGGCCAAAGATTTTTTCTGCCCTGATACATGCTTCTTGTACCAATCGGAATTAATCCAGTCATAGCAACATATTCCCCATCGCTGGTACTTGTCTGCCAAAGTGCTGTATAAAAATTATTAAACACAAAGCCTTCCCGTACCAATCGATATAAGGTTGGTGTCTTCTCCGGATGAATTGCATAGGGTGAAAACCCCTCGGCTGTGATCATAATCAGATTATAACCCTTAAACATACCTGTGTATTTATTTCTATTCGTCGGAGGAGCTGTGGCAAAGTACTCATGTAAAGTACGAATGGTATTGCTGGTTTCCTTCTTTGCAAGGGAGGCAAAATCTATGTTCATTATATTGGGCGAGATATCAATAGGAGTCGGAGTAGGCGGAAGTGCAGGCTCCTCTGTCTTAGAGTTCTTATCCTGTATTGTAACGCTTTGCTTTTTTATTGTAACGGAAGAGTTTTTTGTATTTCTGGACTCTTCCACTTTGATAGGAGGATTATCGGTCTGCATCGTTGCATCTGTCAATATCAAATCCTCTCCTCTGCAAAGTAGGTTCATAATATCCAATCGAGTCATAGTTGCTATCCCAAGCTGCTTCCCACACATATCATGCACCTGAGCTTTAAAATACAAATCATAAGGGGAATAATCCCCTTTTCCAAAGAGTAGCAATGCTGTTATAGCAACAACTTGAAATACGATACCACTTCCCAAGAGTATTCCCTGTTCCTTAGCTCCTCTCCTGCTGTAGCTGATTCGATTCTCTAAAAGGAGTGCGAGTACCAATAATGGTACCAGCAGCAGTATAATCCCTCCCAGATTTCCTTTAATCGCTTCCAGGATATCTGAACTAAATTCAGAGAATGCATCTTCTGCCATTCCCAATGATTGAAAAGAGAAATACACCTTAAATATCTTAAAATAAATTAGCTGTATTATATAAATAAAGCATAATGCGCCCGTAGCTAACCATAGAATTGCTCTATTAATGTGGTACGGGAACAATCCACTAAGAAAGCCAGCAAAAATACCCACCGGAATAGCGAATAAAACCGGGTAAATCATTTTCATATCAACACTGCGATAAAGCAATAAATGAAGAAGCAATTCCAGATAGATTACAGCGATTATCAAAAAGCTCAACGGAAGAATAAGATTATCAACAGATAATGGTACGGAACCATTCCATGCTCTATTCATCCTGCGAAATGCAAGCGTAATATACCTCCTCAGTTGATTTTTGAGGGATACCATAGTCAGCAATAATCGCTCATTCATACCAGTTATTCTGCTATTCTGGGACAGGCTTTGCTTCTGATCGATGAAGGAACTATCTTCCTGCTTGTTATTCATGTTCATCTATTCTCTAACTTCATTCATATCTCTTATGGTATCTATATTCATCGGAATGTCATTTATGAGATATTCCTACTCTATAAATCGATATTATCTTCGTTCAAAAAGAATATTTCCTTTTCCATTCTTACTTTGAACTGTAGCAAGAGCTCCATTTATCATTGTAAACTGTGGTGGTTTATGACCGATATCAGCATCTAATATCACAGGAAGCTCTAGCTCCCCTAAAACGGTCATCACCGCCTCTTCATAGGTAACATCTATTTCGCTGCGATACATTGCCGGTCTGCCGAAGATAAATCCGGAAGCATGTTCAAACCAGCCAGCCTCCTTCAGCTGCCATAATCCCCGTACCAGAGCTTCACTACTCAGATCAAAGCTCTCTAAGAACCATAGGATTTTATCTCTCTGATATCTCGCAATAAATTCTTTTGTTTTATCGTATTTTGTACCAACCAGATTTAACAGGACGTCCAGACAGCCTCCAAGGGCACGCCCCTTTATAACAATCTCATGATCGATTGTATTGGGTGGATTCAAATTCTTCCAATGGACCTCTTTATCCAGTCGATACTCCTCCAATCCCGTAACGCGTTCTACAAATCCATCCTGATAATAATCGAAGCTGTTCTGGCAAATGTCCTGCCCCTCTAAGATTCTCAAATTATCAAATAAGGATGGATGCCAGTGCTCCATACCAAAGGGACCAAAGTTATTGGTATATAAAGTGGCAATGTCCAGATTGGTTGTAATGGTGAAGGTTAATCCCGTCGTATCCGAAAATCCCTGAAACCATTTCGGATTCTCCTCAAGAACATGGAAATCCAGATAAGGGAGCATCTCCACCAGGTAATCTCCTCCACTTGCAGCAATGATTGCTCTCACTTCCGGATTATGAAACAATTCCATCAGTTGAACTGCCCTTGTCTGTCCATCAGAACTTCTGCCTTTAAAGCTTTTCTTAACATTATCTGTGACAACAACAGGGTAACCCAAATCTTCAAAATGCTTTATTCCGCTTTCCAGTCTGCGAAAATCGACTTCATTGTCATAGCCGGCAGAAGTGGCTGTAACGCCAACCTTAAATCCATGCTCCAAATTCATTGGATAAATCATAAATTAGACCCTCCTTATAAGCATACCATGCTGTTTATAATCATGGTCCTATAGCGCATAGTATATCATTTAAGGAAAAATATGTCTACCAATAATCATTCCTGCAAAAGGGAATGAAAGATAAAAATACTCATCAAAAAAGCATACTTAGATAGGATCTTTCTAAGTATGCTTAACTATACACTCTTTGATTAGGAGAATAACCCTTTTTTCTCTGTAATGGAGACTACTTCATAACCAGCTTCTGTTACGACATCCTTAAGCTGCTGATCACTTACATCCTTCGTTAAGTTTACAACGGCTCTCTTTTTCTTTAATTCAACCTTCGCATCCACGCCGTCTAACTCATTCAACGCTTTTTCAACTCTAGCCTGGCAGTGTTCACAGCTCATACCGTTAATCTCTATAATTTTTTTCATAATCCATTGTCCTCATTTCTTACAGCTGTTTTATTCTGTTTATGGCTTCTATGGTGTTTTCCAAAGTACCAAAGGCAGTTAGTCTAAAATACCCCTCTCCGCTTGGACCAAATCCGGATCCGGGAGTACCTACTACATTGGCATTCAGTAAAAGATAATCAAAGAACTCCCAGGAAGTCATCCCCTTCGGAGTCTCAAGCCAGATATAGGGTGCATTCACGCCACCAGATACTGAAAAACCTGCTGACTGTAAGCCTTCCCGAATTACCCTGGCATTATTCATATAATATGCAATTTGCTCTCCAGTTTGTCTTTTTCCCTCTTCTGAGTATACTGCCGCACCTGCTGCCTGAATAATATAGGGCGCACCATTAAATTTTGTACCATGGCGTCTTGCCCACAGACTATTCAGCATAACATCTCCCACCTTTAACTCCTTCGGAATCACAGTGTATCCCAGTCTTGTGCCGGTAAAGCCTGCATTCTTTGAAAAGCTTCTGATTTCAATGGCACAGCTTTTTGCGTTCTCGCATTCATAGATGGTATGTGGAACATCCTCTTCTGAGATATATGCTTCATATGCTGCATCATAGATAATCACAGCACCTGCATTATTTGCATAATCCACCCATTTCTGCAATTCTGATTTGGTAATGGTCGCACCGGTGGGATTATTCGGGAAGCATAAGTATATCAGGTCCGGGGTATCCTCCGGTAATTCCGGAGCAAAATTATTCTCCTTCTTACACGGCATATAGATTACATTCGTCCATCTTCCCGCATCAGTCAGATATTCTCCAGTTCTGCCGGCCATAACATTGGAATCCACATATACCGGATATACCGGATCACATACTGCTATTTTACAATTGACATCAAAGATTTCCTGTATATTACCGGAGTCACTTTTTGCACCGTCGCTAATAAATACTTCATCGAGTGCTAAGGTGACACCACGAGAGTTGTAGTCATGTTCAATGATGGTCTGACGAAGGAATTCATATCCAAGATCCGGTGAATAACCTTTAAAGGTTTCTTTCTTCGCCATTTCATCAACCGCATCATGAAGAGCCGTTATAATAGCCGGTGCCAGCGGTAATGTAACATCCCCGATTCCTAAACGAATGATCTTCTTATCGGGGTTCATTTCGGAAAATTCCTTTACCTTTTTTGCAATCGTAGAAAACAGGTAGCTTCCCGGTAATTTTAAATAATTTTCATTGATTTTTAACATAGAATCTATCTACCTTTCTTATAATTCAATCTCTCCCTCATACACCTTCACGGCAGGGCCCGTCATATAGATGGTATTCTCCTTCTGGTCATATCGGATGCTTAAATCACCACCTAACAAGGTTACGGTCACTTCGGGTTCTGTCAGGCCATTTAATACGCATGCGACAACACTGGCACATGCTCCGGTTCCACAAGCAAAGGTCTCTCCGGATCCTCTTTCCCATACCCTCATACGAATATGCGTCCGGTCGATAATCTGAATAAATTCCGTATTAACCCTATCCGGAAATATCGGATGATTTTCAAACTTCGGACCGATTACTTCAATTGGAAGGGAGCTTGTATCCTCAACAAATACAACTGCATGTGGATTTCCCATAGAAACACAGGTTATCTCATATCTCTGACCATCAATGGTAATCGGTTCCTTTATCAATACATCCTTGTCGGATACAACCGGTATTAAAGACGGTTGCAGAATAGGTGCTCCCATATTTACAGTAACCTGGGAAACCTTACCATCCTGAAGAATTAAATCCAATTCTTTAATTCCACTCAGAGTCTCAATGCGTAAGTGCTCCTTATTCGTTAAGCCATAGTCATATACATACTTCGCAACACAACGAATTCCGTTACCGCACATCTTCCCCCTTGAGCCATCATTATTATACATATCCATAAAAAAATCAGCTGTTTCAGATGACTTTATTAAAATCAATCCATCGGATCCAATACCAAAATGACGGTCACTGACTTTTACCGCAGTCTCAGGGATATGTTCAATGACTTCTTTCGTGCAGTCGACATACACATAGTCATTTCCACATCCTTGCATTTTTGTAAATTTCATATCCAGTATCCAACCTTTCGTAACTCTATCTTCTAGCTTTCATTTCAGGACGAGTCATAATTCCTGATGTTACATTATGCATTCGCTCCTCTACTCTTAATCATATATTCTAAGTACCATTTCCGCCGTTTCCGTCATATTGGTACCGCTATTCATACTGCTTTTCTGGAGATATCGATGTGCTTCCTCTTCGGTCATGTTATTACGATGCATTAAGACTAATTTTGCCTTTTGAATAATCGCCTTTTCTTCCTCTGTTCTTTCCTTATGACGACCCTTCTCCTTTTTCTTTCTCATCCGGTATTGATAGGTCATCATTTGAAGTGTATTCATCAAATCATGCGTCTTAACCGGCATGGGCAAACAGATTATGTCATTGTTCTGACAATAGGCTAGTCTTTCAGGAGAAAGAATAAGAAGCATCTCAAAGCCCTTCGGTAAATAACTATTAAGTTCACTATAATGCATATCAGAAAAACGGTAACCGCATAGCACAATGCCCTCATCCAATTCATTTGCTAATGAGATCACTTGTGCTCCAGTGGTACACGGTTCGGATACATCATATCCATTTCTGATTAGTAAGTTTTTTATATTAATCGCATCCTGTAGTTTTGGAAAACCTACTATTATGCTGTACATATCTGTTCACCTCCGCTCTTTTCATATTATTGGAGACTAAACAGACTTAAATGCGATATAAGTATTGATTTAACTCCCACTGAGTGACCTGATTACGATATTCGTCCCATTCTGCTTTCTTGGCTTTCACATATTTTTCACTGATATGGGTTCCTAATACCTGCTTCATGAAATCGCTGTTTTCCATTTCTTTGATTGCTTCATTCAGACTAGCAGGCAGACGGCTAATACCCAGATTCACTCTCTCCTCTTCAGTAAGCTCAAAAATATTCTTGTCAATGCTTGGCGGAGGTGTTAGCTGATTTTTTATACCATCCAATCCCGCAGCAAGACAAAGCGCCAGAACAAGATAAGGATTAGCAGAAGGATCTGGACATCTAAGCTCAATTCTTGCCGCACTCTCTCTTCCTGTTGGAATACGAATGAGCGGGCTACGATTGCAGGCTGACCATGCGATATAAACAGGTGCCTCAAAATTAGGAACCAGTCTTTTATAAGAATTAACTAACGGATTCGTTACAGCGGTCATACTCTTAATATGCTTCATGATACCTGCAATAAAGTGATAGGCTTCTTTACTTAATCCTAATTTACCCTCTGCATCATCAAAGATGTTTTTTCCATTTTTCTGTAATGACATATTAATATGCATACCGGATCCATCCACACCATATTTCGGCTTTGGCATAAAGGTACAGTGTAATCCATGACGTTTAGCAATTGTACGAACTACCATTTTAAAAGTCATAATATTATCAGCCGTGGTTAATACGTTATTATATTTGATATCAATTTCATGCTGTGCTGGAGATAATTCATGATGGGAGGCTTCAACGGATATTCCCATATCCTCCAAGGTAAGTACCATATCTCTTCGTGCATTTTCACCATAATCTAAGGGGCCCAAGTCAAAATACCCTGCCCTCTCATGTGTATCCGTAGTAGGGGTATCGTTTTCTCCCATATGGAATAAAAAGAACTCCATCTCCGGTCCCACATCGAAGGTGTATCCCATCTCCTCCGCTTCTTTGACTACTTTCTTTAATATATAACGAGGATCTCCCTCAAAAGGTTTTCCTTCCGCAGTATATACATCACAAATTAGACGTGCAACCTTACCCTGCTGCGGCCTCCATGGAAATGTTACATAGGAGTCCAGATCCGGATATAAGAACATATCGGATTCCTCAATTCTAACAAATCCCTCAATTGAAGAACCATCAAACATGCATTTGTTATTTAATGCCCGTTCCAATTGACTTGTTGTAATGGCAATATTTTTGAGGTTACCAAACATATCAGTAAACTGAAGCCTGATAAATTCCACATCATCCTCTTCCACCATTCTAATAATATCTTCCTTTGTATTATGTTTCATATAATCCCTCCATTCTGCCGCCTAGGGTGGCATTGAACTGATTTTCAATACTCTTTCTTATTATGTCAACTTACTAAAAAAGACAAGGGTATTCTCTTGTCACGGAACTCCCTTGCCCACAATTTATATTGATAATAACAGTAGGACGGAACATTTGTCAACCAAAAATATACCGTGACGAAATAATTTTCTTATACCTTCTATTCTTACATTAAATCAGCTATAATATATATTTTTTTACGATTTCCTTCAAATAGACTCCTTTCTCTGTGTTATCCCTTTCCCTTAAAAATCCCAAAAAATCGGAGCAATATTTAGTACAAAATAGCAATTTTTGTTGTAATATACACTGTTTTGTTATATACTAATACTAAGCTGATAGTTGGGGGGATTATATTGCGCATCGATGAAATATCAAAAGAAGGATCGATAGAGCTTGAAGTAAAATATAATGGTAATACCGCTTCTTTTTTTAGTGAAATCGTGCTTGTACGCGAAAATTCAGTGCTGATTACTTCTATCAAGGTGAATGAACATACCGTTGGATTTTCTGACAAATGTACCATTAACTTTTTATATAAATTCGACGGAAGATTATATATCTGGGAGAATGTATCTGTAAAGCTCGTTCGGTATGACGGAGCAATTTACCATAAGGTGGATATGGTTGGCGAAGGTAAGCCATACAACCGCCGTGACTCCTACCGAATGTATATTGGCGAAGATATGCCCCTTTATATTAATTCACCCAGCGGACCTACCGCTATCACAGTTTTGGTAAAGGATATCAGCGAAACCGGTGTTGCTTTTATCTCGAAGGAAGATATTAATATTAATCGTACAATCCGGCTTAAGCTAAAGGATCATAATATGTTGATCAGCCTATCCGGAGTCATTGTTCGGAAAGAGTATTTAGAGCATTTGGATTCCTTCGTATATGGTTGTAAATTTAACGAAAAGAATAATCGTCTCGGTAAATATATTGCAAGAAGACAAGGTGAACAGCTACGAATGAAAACAACCACCTATTCTTCTCCTCCTAAATTGGATTATAGTAGTAAACTAAATACCATTGATATTTCCAAAAAAAGATGAGTATGCGCAAGCAAACTCATCTTTTTCATTGTTATTTATTATAATAATATTCTTATTACTTATTCTTGTATCATTATTCCTGTATCACAACATGCAGCATTTTTTATTACACCTGAAAGCGAATTACATTCCAGGAATGCTTATTCAACACAGCCGTTGCGGTACTACTACCAATAGTGGTAACTCCATTATTCTTCGGTATTACATTATCCGGATGATCAGCTGAATTCACTGCCTTCATATCGTCATGC
The nucleotide sequence above comes from Variimorphobacter saccharofermentans. Encoded proteins:
- a CDS encoding LL-diaminopimelate aminotransferase, with the protein product MLKINENYLKLPGSYLFSTIAKKVKEFSEMNPDKKIIRLGIGDVTLPLAPAIITALHDAVDEMAKKETFKGYSPDLGYEFLRQTIIEHDYNSRGVTLALDEVFISDGAKSDSGNIQEIFDVNCKIAVCDPVYPVYVDSNVMAGRTGEYLTDAGRWTNVIYMPCKKENNFAPELPEDTPDLIYLCFPNNPTGATITKSELQKWVDYANNAGAVIIYDAAYEAYISEEDVPHTIYECENAKSCAIEIRSFSKNAGFTGTRLGYTVIPKELKVGDVMLNSLWARRHGTKFNGAPYIIQAAGAAVYSEEGKRQTGEQIAYYMNNARVIREGLQSAGFSVSGGVNAPYIWLETPKGMTSWEFFDYLLLNANVVGTPGSGFGPSGEGYFRLTAFGTLENTIEAINRIKQL
- a CDS encoding S66 family peptidase, encoding MIYPMNLEHGFKVGVTATSAGYDNEVDFRRLESGIKHFEDLGYPVVVTDNVKKSFKGRSSDGQTRAVQLMELFHNPEVRAIIAASGGDYLVEMLPYLDFHVLEENPKWFQGFSDTTGLTFTITTNLDIATLYTNNFGPFGMEHWHPSLFDNLRILEGQDICQNSFDYYQDGFVERVTGLEEYRLDKEVHWKNLNPPNTIDHEIVIKGRALGGCLDVLLNLVGTKYDKTKEFIARYQRDKILWFLESFDLSSEALVRGLWQLKEAGWFEHASGFIFGRPAMYRSEIDVTYEEAVMTVLGELELPVILDADIGHKPPQFTMINGALATVQSKNGKGNILFERR
- the glnA gene encoding type I glutamate--ammonia ligase produces the protein MKHNTKEDIIRMVEEDDVEFIRLQFTDMFGNLKNIAITTSQLERALNNKCMFDGSSIEGFVRIEESDMFLYPDLDSYVTFPWRPQQGKVARLICDVYTAEGKPFEGDPRYILKKVVKEAEEMGYTFDVGPEMEFFLFHMGENDTPTTDTHERAGYFDLGPLDYGENARRDMVLTLEDMGISVEASHHELSPAQHEIDIKYNNVLTTADNIMTFKMVVRTIAKRHGLHCTFMPKPKYGVDGSGMHINMSLQKNGKNIFDDAEGKLGLSKEAYHFIAGIMKHIKSMTAVTNPLVNSYKRLVPNFEAPVYIAWSACNRSPLIRIPTGRESAARIELRCPDPSANPYLVLALCLAAGLDGIKNQLTPPPSIDKNIFELTEEERVNLGISRLPASLNEAIKEMENSDFMKQVLGTHISEKYVKAKKAEWDEYRNQVTQWELNQYLYRI
- a CDS encoding heavy-metal-associated domain-containing protein, coding for MKKIIEINGMSCEHCQARVEKALNELDGVDAKVELKKKRAVVNLTKDVSDQQLKDVVTEAGYEVVSITEKKGLFS
- a CDS encoding ANTAR domain-containing response regulator; translated protein: MYSIIVGFPKLQDAINIKNLLIRNGYDVSEPCTTGAQVISLANELDEGIVLCGYRFSDMHYSELNSYLPKGFEMLLILSPERLAYCQNNDIICLPMPVKTHDLMNTLQMMTYQYRMRKKKEKGRHKERTEEEKAIIQKAKLVLMHRNNMTEEEAHRYLQKSSMNSGTNMTETAEMVLRIYD
- a CDS encoding LTA synthase family protein, translated to MNNKQEDSSFIDQKQSLSQNSRITGMNERLLLTMVSLKNQLRRYITLAFRRMNRAWNGSVPLSVDNLILPLSFLIIAVIYLELLLHLLLYRSVDMKMIYPVLFAIPVGIFAGFLSGLFPYHINRAILWLATGALCFIYIIQLIYFKIFKVYFSFQSLGMAEDAFSEFSSDILEAIKGNLGGIILLLVPLLVLALLLENRISYSRRGAKEQGILLGSGIVFQVVAITALLLFGKGDYSPYDLYFKAQVHDMCGKQLGIATMTRLDIMNLLCRGEDLILTDATMQTDNPPIKVEESRNTKNSSVTIKKQSVTIQDKNSKTEEPALPPTPTPIDISPNIMNIDFASLAKKETSNTIRTLHEYFATAPPTNRNKYTGMFKGYNLIMITAEGFSPYAIHPEKTPTLYRLVREGFVFNNFYTALWQTSTSDGEYVAMTGLIPIGTRSMYQGRKNLWPFSLGNQFQQMGIDCRAFHNHTYTYYQRNETHPNLGYTWKAKGNGLVLEQDVWPESDLEMMAATIDDYIEEEQFHVYYLTVSGHMNYTFQGNSMAYKNREAVKDLPCSSDARAYIACQMELDKALDLLIARLEQEGIADRTVIALSADHYPYGWGKKYIDELAGHKVDPYFEIYRNHFILWNPGMKKKIVIDEPCSSLDILPTLSNMFGLEYDSRLLMGRDVLSDAEPLVILANRSFITDKVMYNSETGEVIKLTKEKLPKDYITNMNNIIKNKFQISKSILETDYYRKVFEVSKDE
- the dapF gene encoding diaminopimelate epimerase yields the protein MKFTKMQGCGNDYVYVDCTKEVIEHIPETAVKVSDRHFGIGSDGLILIKSSETADFFMDMYNNDGSRGKMCGNGIRCVAKYVYDYGLTNKEHLRIETLSGIKELDLILQDGKVSQVTVNMGAPILQPSLIPVVSDKDVLIKEPITIDGQRYEITCVSMGNPHAVVFVEDTSSLPIEVIGPKFENHPIFPDRVNTEFIQIIDRTHIRMRVWERGSGETFACGTGACASVVACVLNGLTEPEVTVTLLGGDLSIRYDQKENTIYMTGPAVKVYEGEIEL
- a CDS encoding PilZ domain-containing protein — protein: MRIDEISKEGSIELEVKYNGNTASFFSEIVLVRENSVLITSIKVNEHTVGFSDKCTINFLYKFDGRLYIWENVSVKLVRYDGAIYHKVDMVGEGKPYNRRDSYRMYIGEDMPLYINSPSGPTAITVLVKDISETGVAFISKEDININRTIRLKLKDHNMLISLSGVIVRKEYLEHLDSFVYGCKFNEKNNRLGKYIARRQGEQLRMKTTTYSSPPKLDYSSKLNTIDISKKR